A single window of Marinilactibacillus sp. Marseille-P9653 DNA harbors:
- a CDS encoding ABC transporter ATP-binding protein, whose translation MRDDIVVENLSVYYGDNVGLNSINFSVKRGEMVALVGHNGSGKTTLFNTLAGFLSPSGGSIELGEEIISNKSFSSIGFSPQSLMIDWYTNVYNNVYLGAQLANLDKKTAKIYTEETIKLLGLDNKKNKGLDELSGGQQQRVQIGRAIVHRPNLYILDEPTVGLDVESSNKLLQFLKAEALDNKIVFISSHDLTLLEEYCDKMILLDEGNLLYYGSISGFLRQKSDEKKYSLKVENKRVINKTELDELKQLGIHHFSQIDDLVNITTTSAVTVIELINILDKYFYIHSLNSEKVSLKEVYLSSREGR comes from the coding sequence ATGAGAGACGATATAGTAGTAGAAAATTTGTCAGTATATTACGGAGATAATGTAGGGCTTAATAGTATAAATTTCTCAGTAAAAAGAGGAGAGATGGTCGCATTAGTTGGACATAACGGTTCGGGTAAGACGACTCTATTCAATACACTTGCAGGATTTCTTTCACCTTCTGGTGGCTCTATCGAATTAGGAGAAGAAATTATAAGTAACAAAAGTTTTTCTTCTATTGGGTTTTCCCCACAGTCCTTAATGATTGATTGGTATACAAATGTTTATAATAATGTGTATCTTGGAGCACAACTTGCAAACTTAGATAAAAAAACAGCTAAAATTTATACTGAAGAAACTATTAAGCTTTTAGGTCTAGATAATAAAAAAAACAAAGGTTTGGACGAACTTTCTGGTGGACAACAACAACGTGTCCAAATTGGAAGAGCAATTGTTCATAGGCCAAACTTATATATATTAGATGAACCAACGGTGGGTCTGGATGTAGAATCTTCAAATAAGTTATTGCAATTTTTAAAAGCTGAAGCATTAGATAACAAAATCGTATTCATCTCATCACACGATTTAACTTTATTAGAAGAATACTGTGACAAAATGATATTACTCGATGAAGGTAACTTGCTTTATTACGGAAGTATATCTGGTTTCTTAAGACAAAAAAGTGACGAAAAAAAATACAGCTTAAAAGTAGAGAATAAGCGAGTAATTAATAAAACAGAATTAGATGAACTTAAACAATTAGGTATACATCATTTTTCACAAATTGATGATCTGGTCAATATTACTACAACATCAGCTGTTACGGTAATTGAACTAATCAATATACTTGATAAGTACTTTTATATACACTCTTTGAATAGTGAAAAAGTTAGTTTAAAAGAAGTTTACTTATCATCTCGGGAAGGAAGGTAA
- a CDS encoding ABC transporter permease codes for MTPQSLRHSSNLGLNGLKLLIQNEYKAFFRNKGTFLSQIIQPVLYFIFIVIGINSFVDNVTYNEIVVSYTNYALTGILGILIISQMTQAIYRVTIDKKYGLLALKIQSGISPFFYLLGMSTYPTLGFIIQSISLFLIANIFGHGFSIISSLLVMLFCVFILLFWTSIGIMITLRINNYNTRDNIISFLITPLGFSAPAFYFLEDVPTFIRLLAYINPLTYQLSAIRGLAFNHINLIVFSIPLLFLILVLFVASKIISNTDLELTEF; via the coding sequence ATGACTCCACAATCATTAAGACATAGTTCTAATTTAGGGCTAAATGGCTTAAAGCTACTAATTCAAAATGAATATAAAGCCTTTTTCAGGAACAAAGGAACGTTTCTTTCTCAAATAATTCAACCTGTTCTCTATTTTATTTTCATTGTTATTGGAATTAATTCTTTCGTGGACAATGTTACTTACAATGAAATAGTTGTTTCTTATACAAATTATGCCCTAACGGGAATTTTAGGTATATTAATAATTTCTCAGATGACGCAGGCTATATATAGAGTTACAATTGACAAAAAGTACGGGTTGCTAGCATTAAAAATTCAAAGTGGGATTTCCCCATTTTTTTATCTATTGGGAATGAGTACTTACCCCACTCTAGGTTTTATTATCCAAAGTATTAGTCTTTTTTTAATAGCTAATATCTTCGGACATGGATTTTCAATAATTTCATCTTTATTAGTAATGTTGTTTTGTGTTTTTATCTTACTCTTTTGGACATCAATTGGTATTATGATTACTTTGAGAATTAACAATTATAATACCAGAGACAATATTATCTCGTTTTTGATCACTCCATTAGGTTTCTCTGCTCCAGCATTTTATTTTCTGGAAGACGTTCCTACTTTTATTAGGTTGTTAGCTTACATTAATCCACTTACTTACCAGCTATCTGCAATAAGAGGTCTAGCTTTTAACCATATTAACCTGATAGTGTTTTCAATACCTTTATTATTTCTTATTTTAGTTTTATTTGTAGCATCAAAAATAATTTCGAATACTGATTTAGAGTTGACCGAATTTTAA